Proteins encoded within one genomic window of Etheostoma cragini isolate CJK2018 chromosome 21, CSU_Ecrag_1.0, whole genome shotgun sequence:
- the entpd1 gene encoding ectonucleoside triphosphate diphosphohydrolase 1 isoform X2, with product MSAQREMKEKNPWHTPVTIIITVIGVIAIVALVTVAVLQNRPFPQKYKYGIVLDAGSSHTALYIYEWPAEKDNNTGRVEQTHSCKVKGPGISSYASAPSKAGQSLTECMQEAVQRVPEKRRGETPLYLGATAGMRLLNMENSAASDSVFQSVKKALQMFPFSYQGARILSGQEEGAFGWVTVNYLDDRLKQGLETTGALDLGGASTQISFVSDDYNGSESPSNSVTFRLYGNDYNLYTHSFLCYGKDQALRMMLAHQSQAGPGTVLDPCFHPGYAEIKNYSVLYDSPCVSDRKPQGAPATFNHAGNGNFLECQKTIKSIFNFTYCKYSQCSFNGVFQPLLQGPFGAFSAYYFVMNFLNLTDTSIPLDDVKEKLKRYCATPWNQIRQRHPNIKLKYLAEYCFSGTYILTLLTEGYNFTSESYSDIKFIEKIKGSDAGWTLGYMLNLTNMIPAEAPDSPPLPHAGYVSIVSIIAVLIFILFILSLRPLWPRCSKQPQIV from the exons AGATGAAAGAGAAGAACCCCTGGCACACGCCTGTGACCATCATCATAACTGTGATTGGTGTCATAGCGATTGTTGCCTTGGTGACGGTGGCAGTTTTACAGAACAGGCCCTTCCCCCAAAAATACAAG TATGGGATAGTGCTGGACGCCGGCTCCTCCCACACAGCTCTGTACATCTATGAGTGGCCAGCTGAGAAGGATAACAACACTGGAAGAGTTGAACAGACTCATTCCTGCAAAGTCAAAG GTCCAGGTATCTCCAGCTATGCGTCCGCTCCATCGAAGGCAGGGCAGTCTCTGACAGAATGCATGCAGGAGGCCGTGCAGCGGGTGCCCGAAAAAAGACGAGGCGAGACCCCTCTTTATCTGGGGGCTACTGCTGGAATGAGATTGTTGAA tatGGAGAACAGCGCGGCGTCAGACAGTGTATTTCAGTCTGTGAAGAAAGCCCTGCAAATGTTCCCCTTTTCCTATCAGGGAGCGAGAATACTCAGCGGCCAGGAGGAGGGTGCCTTTGGCTGGGTCACAGTCAACTACTTGGATGACCGCCTTAAACAG GGCTTGGAAACCACAGGGGCCCTTGACCTTGGCGGGGCCTCCACTCAGATTAGCTTTGTATCCGATGATTACAATGGCTCAGAGTCCCCCAGTAACTCTGTGACTTTCCGACTCTACGGAAATGACTATAACCTGTACACTCACAGCTTCCTGTGTTACGGGAAAGACCAAGCACTACGAATGATGCTGGCACACCAGTCTCAa GCAGGTCCAGGAACAGTTTTAGATCCTTGTTTCCACCCTGGCTATGCTGAGATAAAGAACTACTCTGTCCTCTATGACAGCCCCTGCGTGTCAGACAGGAAACCCCAAGGAGCTCCTGCGACCTTCAATCACGCTGGGAATGGAAACTTCCTAGAATGCCAGAAAACCATCAAAAGTATCTTCAATTTCACTTACTGCAAATACAGCCAATGCTCTTTCAATGGAGTCTTCCAGCCACTTTTGCAAGGGCCATTTGGG GCGTTCTCCGCTTACTACTTTGTAATGAACTTCCTCAATCTGACCGATACATCCATCCCTCTTGATGATGTCAAGGAGAAGCTCAAACGCTACTGCGCTACACCTTGGAATCAG ATAAGGCAGCGGCATCCCAACATAAAATTAAAGTACCTGGCTGAGTACTGTTTCTCTGGCACGTACATCCTCACCCTGCTGACAGAAGGCTACAACTTCACCTCAGAGAGCTACTCCGACATAAAATTCATTGAAAAG ATAAAAGGCAGTGATGCAGGCTGGACGCTGGGCTACATGTTGAATCTGACCAATATGATTCCAGCTGAAGCTCCTGACTCTCCCCCCCTGCCCCATGCTGGCTATGTCTCAATAGTGTCAATTATCGCAGTACTgatcttcatcctcttcatcctcaGCCTACGCCCTCTGTGGCCCCGCTGCTCCAAACAGCCACAGATCgtataa
- the entpd1 gene encoding ectonucleoside triphosphate diphosphohydrolase 1 isoform X3, translating to MKEKNPWHTPVTIIITVIGVIAIVALVTVAVLQNRPFPQKYKYGIVLDAGSSHTALYIYEWPAEKDNNTGRVEQTHSCKVKGPGISSYASAPSKAGQSLTECMQEAVQRVPEKRRGETPLYLGATAGMRLLNMENSAASDSVFQSVKKALQMFPFSYQGARILSGQEEGAFGWVTVNYLDDRLKQGLETTGALDLGGASTQISFVSDDYNGSESPSNSVTFRLYGNDYNLYTHSFLCYGKDQALRMMLAHQSQAGPGTVLDPCFHPGYAEIKNYSVLYDSPCVSDRKPQGAPATFNHAGNGNFLECQKTIKSIFNFTYCKYSQCSFNGVFQPLLQGPFGAFSAYYFVMNFLNLTDTSIPLDDVKEKLKRYCATPWNQIRQRHPNIKLKYLAEYCFSGTYILTLLTEGYNFTSESYSDIKFIEKIKGSDAGWTLGYMLNLTNMIPAEAPDSPPLPHAGYVSIVSIIAVLIFILFILSLRPLWPRCSKQPQIV from the exons ATGAAAGAGAAGAACCCCTGGCACACGCCTGTGACCATCATCATAACTGTGATTGGTGTCATAGCGATTGTTGCCTTGGTGACGGTGGCAGTTTTACAGAACAGGCCCTTCCCCCAAAAATACAAG TATGGGATAGTGCTGGACGCCGGCTCCTCCCACACAGCTCTGTACATCTATGAGTGGCCAGCTGAGAAGGATAACAACACTGGAAGAGTTGAACAGACTCATTCCTGCAAAGTCAAAG GTCCAGGTATCTCCAGCTATGCGTCCGCTCCATCGAAGGCAGGGCAGTCTCTGACAGAATGCATGCAGGAGGCCGTGCAGCGGGTGCCCGAAAAAAGACGAGGCGAGACCCCTCTTTATCTGGGGGCTACTGCTGGAATGAGATTGTTGAA tatGGAGAACAGCGCGGCGTCAGACAGTGTATTTCAGTCTGTGAAGAAAGCCCTGCAAATGTTCCCCTTTTCCTATCAGGGAGCGAGAATACTCAGCGGCCAGGAGGAGGGTGCCTTTGGCTGGGTCACAGTCAACTACTTGGATGACCGCCTTAAACAG GGCTTGGAAACCACAGGGGCCCTTGACCTTGGCGGGGCCTCCACTCAGATTAGCTTTGTATCCGATGATTACAATGGCTCAGAGTCCCCCAGTAACTCTGTGACTTTCCGACTCTACGGAAATGACTATAACCTGTACACTCACAGCTTCCTGTGTTACGGGAAAGACCAAGCACTACGAATGATGCTGGCACACCAGTCTCAa GCAGGTCCAGGAACAGTTTTAGATCCTTGTTTCCACCCTGGCTATGCTGAGATAAAGAACTACTCTGTCCTCTATGACAGCCCCTGCGTGTCAGACAGGAAACCCCAAGGAGCTCCTGCGACCTTCAATCACGCTGGGAATGGAAACTTCCTAGAATGCCAGAAAACCATCAAAAGTATCTTCAATTTCACTTACTGCAAATACAGCCAATGCTCTTTCAATGGAGTCTTCCAGCCACTTTTGCAAGGGCCATTTGGG GCGTTCTCCGCTTACTACTTTGTAATGAACTTCCTCAATCTGACCGATACATCCATCCCTCTTGATGATGTCAAGGAGAAGCTCAAACGCTACTGCGCTACACCTTGGAATCAG ATAAGGCAGCGGCATCCCAACATAAAATTAAAGTACCTGGCTGAGTACTGTTTCTCTGGCACGTACATCCTCACCCTGCTGACAGAAGGCTACAACTTCACCTCAGAGAGCTACTCCGACATAAAATTCATTGAAAAG ATAAAAGGCAGTGATGCAGGCTGGACGCTGGGCTACATGTTGAATCTGACCAATATGATTCCAGCTGAAGCTCCTGACTCTCCCCCCCTGCCCCATGCTGGCTATGTCTCAATAGTGTCAATTATCGCAGTACTgatcttcatcctcttcatcctcaGCCTACGCCCTCTGTGGCCCCGCTGCTCCAAACAGCCACAGATCgtataa
- the entpd1 gene encoding ectonucleoside triphosphate diphosphohydrolase 1 isoform X1, protein MSAQRVAVLQCGSEMKEKNPWHTPVTIIITVIGVIAIVALVTVAVLQNRPFPQKYKYGIVLDAGSSHTALYIYEWPAEKDNNTGRVEQTHSCKVKGPGISSYASAPSKAGQSLTECMQEAVQRVPEKRRGETPLYLGATAGMRLLNMENSAASDSVFQSVKKALQMFPFSYQGARILSGQEEGAFGWVTVNYLDDRLKQGLETTGALDLGGASTQISFVSDDYNGSESPSNSVTFRLYGNDYNLYTHSFLCYGKDQALRMMLAHQSQAGPGTVLDPCFHPGYAEIKNYSVLYDSPCVSDRKPQGAPATFNHAGNGNFLECQKTIKSIFNFTYCKYSQCSFNGVFQPLLQGPFGAFSAYYFVMNFLNLTDTSIPLDDVKEKLKRYCATPWNQIRQRHPNIKLKYLAEYCFSGTYILTLLTEGYNFTSESYSDIKFIEKIKGSDAGWTLGYMLNLTNMIPAEAPDSPPLPHAGYVSIVSIIAVLIFILFILSLRPLWPRCSKQPQIV, encoded by the exons AGATGAAAGAGAAGAACCCCTGGCACACGCCTGTGACCATCATCATAACTGTGATTGGTGTCATAGCGATTGTTGCCTTGGTGACGGTGGCAGTTTTACAGAACAGGCCCTTCCCCCAAAAATACAAG TATGGGATAGTGCTGGACGCCGGCTCCTCCCACACAGCTCTGTACATCTATGAGTGGCCAGCTGAGAAGGATAACAACACTGGAAGAGTTGAACAGACTCATTCCTGCAAAGTCAAAG GTCCAGGTATCTCCAGCTATGCGTCCGCTCCATCGAAGGCAGGGCAGTCTCTGACAGAATGCATGCAGGAGGCCGTGCAGCGGGTGCCCGAAAAAAGACGAGGCGAGACCCCTCTTTATCTGGGGGCTACTGCTGGAATGAGATTGTTGAA tatGGAGAACAGCGCGGCGTCAGACAGTGTATTTCAGTCTGTGAAGAAAGCCCTGCAAATGTTCCCCTTTTCCTATCAGGGAGCGAGAATACTCAGCGGCCAGGAGGAGGGTGCCTTTGGCTGGGTCACAGTCAACTACTTGGATGACCGCCTTAAACAG GGCTTGGAAACCACAGGGGCCCTTGACCTTGGCGGGGCCTCCACTCAGATTAGCTTTGTATCCGATGATTACAATGGCTCAGAGTCCCCCAGTAACTCTGTGACTTTCCGACTCTACGGAAATGACTATAACCTGTACACTCACAGCTTCCTGTGTTACGGGAAAGACCAAGCACTACGAATGATGCTGGCACACCAGTCTCAa GCAGGTCCAGGAACAGTTTTAGATCCTTGTTTCCACCCTGGCTATGCTGAGATAAAGAACTACTCTGTCCTCTATGACAGCCCCTGCGTGTCAGACAGGAAACCCCAAGGAGCTCCTGCGACCTTCAATCACGCTGGGAATGGAAACTTCCTAGAATGCCAGAAAACCATCAAAAGTATCTTCAATTTCACTTACTGCAAATACAGCCAATGCTCTTTCAATGGAGTCTTCCAGCCACTTTTGCAAGGGCCATTTGGG GCGTTCTCCGCTTACTACTTTGTAATGAACTTCCTCAATCTGACCGATACATCCATCCCTCTTGATGATGTCAAGGAGAAGCTCAAACGCTACTGCGCTACACCTTGGAATCAG ATAAGGCAGCGGCATCCCAACATAAAATTAAAGTACCTGGCTGAGTACTGTTTCTCTGGCACGTACATCCTCACCCTGCTGACAGAAGGCTACAACTTCACCTCAGAGAGCTACTCCGACATAAAATTCATTGAAAAG ATAAAAGGCAGTGATGCAGGCTGGACGCTGGGCTACATGTTGAATCTGACCAATATGATTCCAGCTGAAGCTCCTGACTCTCCCCCCCTGCCCCATGCTGGCTATGTCTCAATAGTGTCAATTATCGCAGTACTgatcttcatcctcttcatcctcaGCCTACGCCCTCTGTGGCCCCGCTGCTCCAAACAGCCACAGATCgtataa